From Vagococcus jeotgali, one genomic window encodes:
- a CDS encoding DUF7916 family protein, with product MVKRLISANPSEISQMTASELKQSIKASDGRVILSENVVLHEPIVGDITATELARAFGADMILLNGFDMFQPQISGLYGYGSNVVSEHTLEDLQKLVHMPIGLNLEPVDKAANMTEGRIDIPKGRCASVETFKKASELGFDFVLLTGNPGVGVTNEAIIKAVSLAKEHFSGLVIAGKMHSAGVDEPVVSIEAIKAFIKAGADMILVPAVGTVPGVRDEHIIEVIDYAHKHGVLVISAIGTSQESSDEETIRQIGLHNKMLGVDIQHIGDANMGLVGIRNIQVLSDAIRGSRHTVSRMARSVNR from the coding sequence ATGGTAAAACGTCTAATCAGTGCTAATCCAAGTGAGATTAGCCAAATGACAGCAAGTGAGCTTAAGCAAAGCATTAAGGCAAGCGATGGTCGTGTTATTTTAAGTGAGAATGTGGTGCTTCATGAACCGATTGTAGGAGATATCACAGCTACCGAGTTAGCCAGAGCTTTTGGAGCTGATATGATTTTATTAAATGGTTTTGATATGTTTCAACCTCAAATATCAGGACTGTATGGGTACGGAAGTAATGTAGTAAGCGAGCATACTTTAGAAGATTTACAAAAATTAGTTCATATGCCAATTGGTTTGAATTTAGAGCCAGTAGATAAAGCGGCCAACATGACTGAAGGTCGAATTGATATTCCAAAGGGGCGTTGTGCTAGCGTAGAAACATTTAAGAAAGCTAGTGAATTAGGTTTTGATTTTGTACTATTAACCGGAAATCCAGGTGTTGGGGTAACTAATGAGGCTATTATTAAAGCTGTTTCTTTAGCAAAAGAGCATTTTAGTGGTTTGGTGATTGCTGGGAAAATGCATAGTGCAGGTGTTGATGAGCCTGTAGTTTCTATAGAGGCTATTAAAGCATTTATTAAGGCTGGGGCTGATATGATTTTAGTGCCAGCAGTAGGGACAGTACCAGGAGTAAGAGATGAGCATATTATAGAAGTCATTGATTATGCTCACAAACATGGGGTCTTAGTCATTAGTGCTATTGGGACGAGTCAAGAAAGCTCAGATGAAGAAACCATTCGTCAAATTGGTTTACACAATAAAATGTTGGGGGTAGACATTCAACATATTGGTGATGCTAACATGGGACTTGTGGGTATTCGTAATATTCAAGTGTTGTCAGATGCTATTCGTGGGTCAAGGCATACGGTTTCTAGAATGGCTAGATCAGTGAATAGATAA
- a CDS encoding helix-turn-helix transcriptional regulator: MILLLSYHVYSFSAPNGPIKFYRIRFSLGLLLLISTNRKMYYQELKSHEKLNPIVNLTQNQFKYVTTVTDSIYKELQSETEQKSYLSISLTSFLNYIYQKQRTNTNKLPTEKTLKWKVLQYMNDHHSMPLGIDMVAKQFDLSSGEVQQILQELTGTTFKNNMNRIRLRNAVALMQFDELSIVEIRKICGFSSDGLFYDVFKKEYGVLPKEYRQSLEEYTDNTGRTDAWEIYIYLQKNYRMPLTLTDISNKLHINKKQIERLLRESFSLSFKEMLNGYRVVIGRNLLVSTDKNVQEVASTVGFSQSSSFIQAFQKVYQDTPKQYVEAFKRKKQSNK, from the coding sequence TTGATTTTACTTTTATCTTATCATGTGTATTCTTTTTCTGCTCCTAATGGGCCAATTAAGTTTTATAGAATTCGTTTTTCCCTAGGTTTATTATTATTAATTAGTACAAATCGTAAGATGTATTATCAAGAACTGAAAAGTCATGAAAAACTGAATCCTATTGTTAATTTAACTCAAAATCAATTTAAATATGTGACAACTGTGACAGATTCTATTTACAAAGAGTTACAATCAGAAACTGAGCAAAAAAGTTATTTATCTATAAGTTTAACTTCTTTTTTAAATTATATTTATCAAAAACAGCGAACGAATACAAATAAGTTACCAACTGAAAAAACGTTAAAGTGGAAAGTACTACAATATATGAATGATCATCACTCTATGCCATTAGGAATTGATATGGTAGCAAAACAATTTGATTTATCATCAGGTGAGGTACAACAAATTTTACAAGAGTTGACAGGTACGACATTTAAAAATAATATGAATCGTATTCGTCTAAGAAATGCAGTTGCTCTTATGCAGTTTGATGAATTATCTATTGTTGAAATCAGAAAGATTTGTGGTTTCAGCTCAGATGGTCTATTCTATGATGTTTTTAAAAAAGAGTATGGTGTACTACCAAAAGAATATAGACAAAGTTTAGAGGAGTATACAGATAATACAGGTAGGACAGATGCTTGGGAGATCTATATTTATCTCCAAAAGAATTACCGTATGCCACTTACTTTAACTGATATTTCAAATAAACTACATATAAATAAAAAACAAATTGAACGTTTGTTAAGAGAATCTTTTTCTTTAAGCTTTAAAGAGATGTTAAATGGTTACCGAGTAGTTATTGGACGCAATTTACTAGTGTCAACTGATAAAAATGTTCAAGAAGTAGCAAGTACTGTTGGGTTTTCTCAGAGTAGTTCTTTTATTCAAGCTTTTCAAAAAGTTTATCAGGATACTCCTAAGCAATATGTTGAAGCTTTCAAACGAAAAAAACAGAGCAATAAATGA
- a CDS encoding DUF4396 domain-containing protein produces MGNTVLIPSWLTVVAWLSLLLSFVSFIYVLRDVLKHPQPMKVMNEVWPLTTLFGSIVWVKAYKKWGKPKAIAAQKMEKGRDMKMGMASSSTNKNQMEMSDMKESSMPVSVFIGTCHCGAGCTLADLIIEWLLFFMPGLYVVGGYPWLFKDNLFAGFVLAFILAYIIGVSFQYFAIVPMKHLGKKEGIIAAIKADTLSLTSWQIGMYAIVSICQLWLFPLWFGGRIEANTPVFWLMMQVAMLAGFCTAYPMNWFLIKTGIKERM; encoded by the coding sequence ATGGGAAATACTGTTTTAATACCAAGTTGGCTAACCGTTGTAGCATGGCTTAGCTTGTTGCTGTCATTTGTATCATTTATATATGTTTTAAGAGACGTTCTAAAACATCCTCAGCCTATGAAGGTGATGAATGAAGTGTGGCCCTTAACGACTTTATTTGGTTCTATTGTTTGGGTAAAAGCTTATAAAAAATGGGGTAAGCCAAAAGCTATAGCAGCTCAAAAGATGGAAAAAGGTCGAGATATGAAAATGGGGATGGCATCATCTTCCACAAATAAGAATCAAATGGAAATGTCAGACATGAAAGAATCATCTATGCCGGTTTCTGTTTTTATTGGAACATGTCACTGTGGTGCCGGGTGTACTTTGGCTGATTTAATTATTGAGTGGTTATTGTTTTTTATGCCTGGTTTATACGTAGTAGGTGGTTACCCTTGGCTTTTTAAAGATAATCTTTTTGCAGGTTTTGTACTGGCCTTTATTTTAGCTTATATTATTGGGGTTAGTTTTCAATATTTTGCCATTGTACCTATGAAACATTTAGGGAAAAAAGAGGGAATCATTGCAGCTATCAAAGCTGATACATTGTCTCTAACATCATGGCAAATTGGAATGTATGCTATTGTAAGTATTTGTCAATTATGGCTATTTCCACTTTGGTTTGGTGGACGTATTGAAGCAAACACACCTGTTTTTTGGCTTATGATGCAAGTTGCTATGCTAGCAGGTTTTTGTACAGCTTATCCAATGAACTGGTTTTTAATTAAAACAGGTATTAAAGAAAGAATGTAA
- a CDS encoding HdeD family acid-resistance protein, with translation MIQRKSIKRLSTMLGIIYIIVAVLSFFNPWSDLKNVMLLFGAAAILKGIFELFFRNKLRGYNGVLAKVSLGIGVFDVLVGIILLFSLVDKFLALPVVFAIWFIVDSIVGLLLAEELKSSSTLYYWLVMIVSIVGVLIGAMLVFNPMLSVTSFIYLISTYLLINGISECGSMWYS, from the coding sequence ATGATTCAAAGAAAAAGTATTAAACGGTTAAGTACCATGCTTGGTATTATTTATATCATTGTTGCTGTGTTAAGTTTTTTTAATCCTTGGTCTGATTTAAAAAATGTGATGTTATTATTTGGTGCTGCAGCTATTTTAAAAGGAATTTTTGAATTGTTTTTTAGAAATAAACTAAGAGGCTACAATGGTGTATTAGCTAAAGTATCTTTAGGTATAGGAGTATTTGACGTATTAGTAGGTATTATTTTATTGTTTAGTCTAGTGGATAAATTCCTAGCTTTACCAGTTGTTTTTGCTATTTGGTTTATTGTGGATTCTATAGTTGGATTGTTATTAGCTGAGGAATTAAAGAGTAGCAGTACCTTGTATTACTGGCTAGTTATGATAGTAAGTATTGTAGGTGTACTAATTGGTGCTATGCTGGTATTTAACCCAATGTTATCTGTTACTAGCTTTATTTATTTAATTAGTACATATTTACTAATTAATGGAATAAGCGAATGTGGAAGCATGTGGTATTCATAA
- a CDS encoding DUF4809 family protein has protein sequence MKETILVDDIMIYCSTEIVEGGCNVCPTTATQTYDIEVNHQKKSLGELDVLSLLMSILPTYGFTHTQEYDVDADIDVYQNKDVKVSIIETYMGLDIRSGAKKTVVKNIYDSPEALFNVVNDLFVTYFNIPTVTFKIDIPSK, from the coding sequence ATGAAGGAGACGATATTAGTGGATGACATTATGATTTATTGTTCAACAGAAATTGTAGAAGGTGGTTGCAATGTTTGTCCAACAACAGCAACTCAGACCTATGATATTGAGGTGAATCATCAAAAGAAATCCCTAGGTGAGTTAGATGTCTTATCTCTACTTATGAGTATATTACCAACATATGGTTTTACTCATACTCAGGAATATGATGTAGATGCTGATATTGATGTGTATCAAAATAAGGATGTGAAGGTGTCCATTATTGAGACCTACATGGGGTTAGATATTAGATCTGGAGCTAAAAAAACTGTTGTAAAAAATATTTATGATTCGCCAGAAGCATTGTTTAATGTTGTAAATGACCTGTTTGTGACGTATTTTAATATACCAACTGTCACATTTAAAATTGATATTCCTTCTAAATAA
- a CDS encoding DUF4430 domain-containing protein → MKKFIGLAVLLVALTGCGSNKDDKQTDKDVSASTETVISTDSKKKDSAISDDKKEQTIEVTLAEDGKEFENKTIDVDKDELLLDVMEKNFDINEEKGMIVGIDGHEQDTKENKYWMYDVNGEFVEVGASEYKVQPGDIINWKLGE, encoded by the coding sequence ATGAAAAAATTTATAGGATTAGCAGTATTATTAGTTGCTTTAACAGGGTGTGGTAGCAACAAAGATGATAAACAGACTGATAAAGATGTTAGTGCTAGTACAGAAACTGTTATCTCAACTGATTCTAAGAAAAAAGATTCAGCTATTTCAGATGATAAAAAAGAACAAACGATTGAAGTGACTTTAGCAGAAGATGGCAAAGAATTTGAAAATAAAACGATTGATGTTGACAAAGATGAATTGTTATTAGACGTTATGGAAAAGAACTTTGATATTAACGAAGAAAAAGGCATGATTGTTGGGATTGATGGACATGAGCAAGATACAAAAGAAAATAAATATTGGATGTATGATGTGAATGGTGAGTTTGTAGAGGTTGGAGCTTCAGAATATAAAGTACAACCAGGAGATATTATCAATTGGAAACTAGGAGAGTAA
- the add gene encoding adenosine deaminase has translation MLTFENIRSFPKVELHCHLDGSIRPETLQKIAKAQNMSIADDLEIVKQNMQAPKDCQHLEDYLAGFIYVLPYLQTSIGLEMAAFDVMEQAFLDGIVYIEIRFAPSLSLEKGLSVPETIQAVAKGIAQAEEKYPVKGNILISGMRDQEQEYLKDIFFESLNTVETKVVGIDLAGAEKDNSVSNVAEVIQVTTDQTDISLTLHAGECGCVQNIKDSVTLGATRIGHGIALLGDEESQEWLSEKDVCIEGCPTSNVDTRMIKNISEYPLHAWLEKGLTFCINTDNRTVSNTTLTNEYYQLVNHCGLTVKQLRQLNQNGANYAFIDEEYRADLVEQMERFEC, from the coding sequence ATGTTAACCTTTGAAAACATTCGCTCTTTTCCAAAAGTAGAATTACACTGTCACTTAGATGGCTCTATTAGACCTGAGACACTTCAAAAAATAGCTAAAGCTCAAAATATGTCTATCGCTGATGATTTAGAAATCGTCAAACAAAATATGCAAGCTCCTAAAGACTGTCAACACTTAGAAGATTATTTAGCAGGTTTTATTTACGTCCTTCCTTATCTGCAAACAAGTATTGGTTTAGAAATGGCAGCTTTTGATGTTATGGAACAAGCTTTTTTAGATGGGATTGTTTATATCGAGATTAGGTTTGCTCCGAGCCTTTCTCTAGAAAAAGGTCTTAGTGTACCAGAGACGATTCAAGCAGTGGCTAAAGGAATTGCTCAAGCTGAAGAGAAATACCCCGTTAAGGGAAATATCTTAATCAGTGGTATGCGAGATCAGGAACAAGAATACTTGAAAGACATTTTCTTTGAATCATTAAATACAGTTGAAACAAAGGTTGTGGGAATTGATTTAGCAGGAGCTGAAAAAGATAATTCTGTGTCAAATGTTGCTGAAGTGATCCAGGTAACAACAGATCAAACTGATATTTCTCTAACACTTCATGCAGGAGAGTGCGGTTGTGTACAAAATATTAAAGATTCAGTTACGCTAGGAGCTACTCGCATAGGGCATGGTATCGCCTTGCTTGGAGATGAGGAAAGTCAAGAGTGGCTATCTGAAAAAGATGTCTGTATTGAAGGATGTCCTACGAGTAATGTAGATACTAGAATGATTAAAAATATATCAGAATACCCTTTACATGCTTGGTTAGAAAAAGGTTTGACGTTTTGTATTAACACAGATAACAGAACCGTTTCAAATACAACACTGACAAATGAATACTATCAATTAGTAAATCACTGTGGGTTAACAGTGAAACAACTACGTCAACTTAATCAAAATGGAGCTAACTATGCCTTTATTGATGAAGAGTACCGAGCTGATTTAGTTGAACAAATGGAGAGGTTTGAATGCTAA
- a CDS encoding PepSY domain-containing protein — translation MIYTKAYPDTDITDLTLELSFGKYFYHIDGIDDDSEYEVTINGEIKELSDEKTEKLDRDEQNGTKRQEEKLDLEHIISIDKASEIAVKQAGFGEATEWSLDRELNTTYWEVSVKEGHVKEEDIKIDAQSGDVISVEKD, via the coding sequence TTGATATATACTAAAGCATATCCTGATACAGATATTACTGATTTAACTTTAGAGCTTTCTTTTGGCAAATACTTTTATCACATCGATGGGATTGATGATGATTCAGAATATGAAGTCACTATTAACGGTGAAATAAAAGAATTATCCGATGAGAAAACAGAAAAGCTTGATCGTGATGAGCAAAATGGAACGAAACGTCAAGAAGAAAAACTTGATTTGGAACACATTATCAGTATAGATAAAGCGAGTGAGATTGCAGTTAAACAAGCGGGTTTTGGTGAGGCAACAGAATGGTCTCTTGATCGTGAGTTAAATACGACTTACTGGGAAGTAAGCGTCAAAGAAGGCCATGTGAAAGAAGAAGATATTAAAATTGATGCACAATCAGGTGATGTTATCAGTGTTGAAAAGGACTAA
- a CDS encoding sugar O-acetyltransferase, whose amino-acid sequence MKSQKQRMLQGELYMANDPDLKQDFARCRQLMRQFNQSSEIDLEDRTRILKELFGKTGEYLYVEPNLKCDYGSNISVGNYFYANFDCIMLDVCPITIGDEVMFGPRVSIFTASHPLDADVRISGLEFGKPVVIGDKVWIGGGAIINPGVTIGDNCVIGSGAVVTKDIPENTIAAGNPCRVIRPITSEDKAYWEKERQLYQDSL is encoded by the coding sequence GTGAAAAGTCAAAAACAACGTATGCTCCAAGGGGAGTTATATATGGCAAATGACCCGGATTTGAAACAAGATTTTGCTCGTTGCCGTCAATTAATGAGACAATTTAATCAAAGCAGTGAGATAGACTTAGAAGATAGAACGAGAATATTAAAAGAATTATTTGGAAAAACAGGGGAGTATCTATACGTAGAGCCTAATTTAAAGTGTGACTATGGCTCTAATATTTCTGTTGGAAATTATTTTTATGCTAATTTTGATTGTATTATGTTAGATGTTTGCCCGATTACAATAGGGGATGAGGTTATGTTTGGCCCTCGAGTAAGCATTTTTACTGCAAGTCACCCTCTTGATGCTGATGTGAGGATATCAGGACTTGAATTTGGAAAGCCAGTTGTCATTGGAGATAAAGTGTGGATTGGTGGCGGTGCTATTATTAATCCTGGTGTGACTATAGGTGATAATTGTGTTATAGGCTCAGGTGCTGTCGTCACTAAAGATATTCCAGAAAATACCATTGCAGCAGGTAATCCGTGTCGTGTGATTCGTCCGATTACTAGTGAAGATAAGGCGTACTGGGAGAAAGAACGTCAGCTTTATCAAGATAGCTTATGA
- a CDS encoding thiamine pyrophosphate-dependent enzyme, translating into MNQTREMLLMEPWLTNVKPEELPKPFVKWSYEPKRAEDVPGAFMRAFAMALQEPSGPVFLSIPLDDWSKPFNGDTLKRSIDSKFGADPDLAAKAPVGDTLLSNATYAIKQLLPLVTTHKKDLTLKKTTHNMASHPISQVSETTANMLNALDVFKVIRDTVPKHTILVEETPSNLADLHSVWPITAHDEFYTFASGSLGWGTPAAVGIALGEKTNGGNRPVVAIVGDGSFQYAIQGIWTANQHDLPIIYVIPVNKEYGILKSFSKAQQTPNVPGLDIPDLDITSLGKGYGYQSVEATTLNDVKEAVKLALDSKKQQS; encoded by the coding sequence ATGAATCAAACTCGTGAAATGCTTTTAATGGAGCCATGGCTAACAAATGTTAAGCCAGAAGAATTACCAAAACCATTTGTTAAGTGGAGTTATGAACCAAAACGTGCTGAAGATGTTCCAGGTGCTTTTATGCGTGCCTTTGCAATGGCTCTACAAGAACCCTCTGGACCTGTTTTTTTATCTATTCCTTTAGATGATTGGAGTAAACCATTTAATGGTGATACATTAAAACGTTCTATTGATTCAAAATTTGGAGCAGATCCAGACCTTGCAGCTAAGGCACCTGTAGGCGATACTTTATTGAGTAATGCAACTTATGCCATTAAGCAGCTACTTCCTTTAGTAACAACACACAAAAAAGACCTAACTCTTAAAAAAACAACTCACAACATGGCTTCACATCCTATAAGTCAAGTAAGTGAGACAACTGCTAATATGCTAAATGCGTTAGACGTCTTCAAAGTCATTCGTGACACAGTACCTAAACACACTATTTTAGTTGAAGAAACACCATCTAATCTAGCAGATTTGCATTCTGTTTGGCCTATCACTGCTCATGATGAATTCTACACATTTGCTAGTGGTTCTCTAGGATGGGGAACACCAGCTGCTGTTGGTATTGCTCTAGGCGAGAAAACCAATGGTGGTAATCGACCTGTTGTGGCCATTGTGGGTGATGGCTCTTTTCAATATGCTATTCAAGGAATTTGGACAGCTAACCAACATGATTTACCGATTATTTATGTGATCCCAGTCAATAAGGAATATGGTATTTTAAAATCTTTCTCAAAAGCACAGCAAACACCTAATGTTCCTGGTTTAGATATCCCAGACCTTGATATTACTTCTTTAGGTAAAGGTTATGGTTACCAAAGCGTTGAAGCAACAACCTTAAACGACGTTAAAGAAGCAGTTAAGTTGGCCCTTGATTCTAAAAAACAACAGTCATAG
- a CDS encoding thiamine pyrophosphate-binding protein codes for MKTVREVTFDLLRDLNIKTIFGNPGSTEETFLENFSSDFTYIQTLQEASAVAAGLSNAMSNTLPLK; via the coding sequence ATGAAGACGGTTAGAGAAGTAACATTTGATTTATTAAGAGATTTAAATATTAAGACTATTTTCGGGAATCCAGGTTCAACGGAAGAAACTTTTTTAGAAAATTTTTCAAGTGATTTTACTTATATCCAAACCCTTCAAGAAGCCTCAGCTGTAGCAGCAGGTTTAAGTAATGCCATGAGTAATACTTTACCGCTCAAATGA
- a CDS encoding arginine repressor — translation MKKSERHLLLKNLIENNIISKQADLLVLLHSRGIDVTQATVSRDIQELGIVKVYDDLGNIRYVCEPKKGTEPMTKSLLEELFMDLVIDITIVQFVIVVKTTLGTSNVIAAELDLLDFPEIIGTLAGVDTIVLFAKTNKEANNVYDKLRSYIKH, via the coding sequence ATGAAAAAATCAGAACGACACCTTTTACTAAAGAATTTAATTGAAAATAATATTATTTCAAAACAAGCAGACTTATTGGTATTATTACATAGTAGAGGTATAGATGTAACTCAAGCCACAGTATCTAGAGACATTCAAGAGCTTGGTATAGTAAAAGTATATGATGACTTAGGTAATATTCGTTATGTATGTGAGCCCAAAAAAGGCACAGAGCCAATGACAAAATCATTGTTGGAAGAATTATTTATGGATTTAGTGATAGATATAACAATAGTTCAATTTGTAATAGTTGTTAAGACCACTTTGGGTACATCAAATGTCATTGCTGCTGAGTTAGATCTTTTAGACTTTCCAGAAATTATTGGAACTTTAGCAGGAGTAGATACTATTGTATTATTTGCTAAAACAAACAAAGAAGCTAATAATGTTTATGATAAGTTAAGAAGTTATATCAAACATTAA
- a CDS encoding phosphomannomutase/phosphoglucomutase, which translates to MTELKNLQNGSDIRGVAISAEGFAANLTSVEAKRIALGIVEWLKRDKNMTTTPLKIAIGQDSRLSGPEIKEGLAEAFLSERVLVIDTNLSTTPAMFMATQFSEIDADCGIMITASHLPFYYNGIKLFTKEGGAEHADIEAILSYAPQIVEIDNMFGTRQECDVISLYAADLVEKIIRETGLEKPLADFHIVLDAGNGAGGFFAVKVLEVLGANTSGSQFLEPDGRFPNHIPNPDNKEAMKSIQEAVLANQADLGVIFDTDVDRAAVVDKSGQVINRNNLIAVLASIVLKSDPGSVIVTNSPTSSHLKEFIESLGGKQVRYLCGYRNVINKAIELNKEGINTPLAIETSGHAAFRENYFLDDGAYVIAKILMLLPQLRQENKELGDLIATLKQPKEAQEVRFKVLGEDYRHNGEAVIASLYDMVATHPNFEIDPDNDEGIRVNVTDNYGSGWFLLRMSLHEPLLVLQVENDEVGKNHLVFETLQPFFERFDYLDTTTLDNILS; encoded by the coding sequence ATGACAGAATTAAAAAATCTACAAAATGGTTCAGATATTAGAGGGGTTGCTATCTCAGCTGAGGGGTTTGCGGCCAACTTGACATCTGTTGAAGCCAAAAGAATTGCTTTAGGTATAGTGGAGTGGTTAAAACGAGATAAAAATATGACAACAACTCCTTTAAAAATTGCGATAGGTCAAGATAGTCGATTATCAGGGCCTGAGATTAAAGAAGGACTGGCAGAAGCTTTTTTAAGTGAGAGAGTATTAGTAATAGACACTAATCTTTCTACTACCCCAGCCATGTTTATGGCCACGCAATTCTCAGAGATTGATGCAGACTGTGGGATTATGATTACAGCTAGCCACCTACCTTTTTATTATAATGGTATTAAGTTATTTACTAAAGAAGGTGGAGCAGAACATGCAGATATTGAGGCTATCTTATCTTATGCTCCTCAAATAGTTGAAATAGATAATATGTTTGGAACAAGACAAGAGTGTGACGTAATTTCGCTATACGCTGCTGATTTAGTGGAAAAGATTATAAGAGAAACAGGTCTAGAAAAACCCTTAGCAGATTTTCATATTGTGCTAGATGCAGGGAACGGTGCTGGAGGTTTTTTTGCAGTAAAAGTATTAGAAGTATTAGGTGCTAATACTTCTGGTAGCCAATTCTTAGAACCGGATGGTCGTTTTCCAAATCATATTCCAAATCCTGACAATAAAGAAGCTATGAAGAGTATCCAAGAAGCTGTATTAGCAAATCAAGCTGATTTAGGTGTGATTTTTGATACGGATGTGGATAGAGCAGCAGTTGTTGATAAATCAGGACAAGTTATTAATCGTAATAATTTAATAGCCGTACTAGCAAGTATTGTTCTTAAAAGTGATCCAGGTTCTGTGATTGTAACCAACTCACCAACATCAAGTCATTTAAAGGAATTTATTGAAAGTCTTGGTGGTAAACAAGTTCGTTATTTGTGTGGCTACCGTAATGTGATTAATAAAGCAATTGAATTAAATAAAGAAGGTATTAATACACCACTAGCTATTGAAACAAGTGGTCACGCAGCTTTTAGAGAAAACTACTTTTTGGATGATGGTGCTTATGTCATTGCTAAAATTTTAATGCTATTACCCCAGTTACGTCAAGAAAACAAGGAATTAGGTGACTTGATTGCGACATTAAAACAACCAAAAGAAGCACAAGAAGTAAGGTTTAAGGTATTAGGAGAAGACTACAGACATAACGGTGAGGCTGTGATCGCAAGCTTATATGATATGGTAGCTACTCATCCTAATTTTGAAATTGATCCTGATAATGATGAGGGGATTAGGGTGAACGTAACGGATAATTATGGCTCAGGTTGGTTTTTACTTCGTATGAGTTTACATGAACCACTACTTGTTTTGCAAGTCGAAAACGATGAGGTAGGAAAAAACCACTTGGTGTTTGAAACACTACAACCTTTCTTTGAACGTTTTGATTATTTAGATACAACAACTTTAGATAATATCTTGAGTTAA